A single window of Pseudarthrobacter defluvii DNA harbors:
- a CDS encoding recombinase family protein, with protein MTGQRIGYVRVSTLDQNEKRQLEGQVLDRVFTDKASGRDTARPELTELLRFARDGDTVVVHSMDRLARNLDDLRALVQGLTRKGVRVEFIKESLVFTGEDSPMANLMLSVMGAFAEFERSLIKERQREGIALAKQRGAYKGRKKTLTPERAAELAQRAGDGVPKAVLARDYGISRETVCQYLRHAKLD; from the coding sequence ATGACTGGACAGCGGATCGGGTACGTGCGGGTGAGCACGCTGGATCAAAACGAGAAACGCCAGCTCGAAGGCCAGGTTCTTGACAGGGTTTTCACCGACAAGGCCTCGGGCAGGGATACCGCCAGGCCGGAGCTCACCGAACTGCTGCGGTTCGCCCGCGACGGGGACACCGTGGTGGTGCACAGCATGGACAGGCTCGCGCGCAACCTCGATGACTTACGCGCTCTCGTTCAGGGCCTGACCCGCAAAGGCGTGCGGGTGGAGTTCATCAAGGAGAGCCTGGTCTTCACCGGTGAGGACTCCCCCATGGCCAACCTCATGCTCTCCGTCATGGGTGCGTTCGCTGAATTCGAACGCTCACTCATCAAAGAGCGCCAGAGGGAAGGCATCGCCTTGGCCAAGCAGCGAGGCGCCTACAAAGGACGGAAGAAGACTCTCACCCCGGAACGGGCCGCCGAGCTGGCCCAGCGCGCCGGCGACGGTGTGCCTAAAGCTGTCCTTGCGCGGGACTACGGAATCAGCCGGGAGACCGTGTGCCAGTACCTGCGCCACGCCAAGCTGGACTGA
- a CDS encoding NAD(P)-dependent alcohol dehydrogenase — translation MLTVNAYAATSATEPLIPTTIQRRGLGPHDVLINIDYAGICHSDIHTVRGDWGRITYPQVVGHEIVGHVTEVGSAVSKHKVGDRVGVGCESGSCGSCEQCLKGEEVYCLKGNVQTYNGVDVDGSITQGGYSQAIVVNEDFVLRVPESLDIEKVAPLLCAGVTLYSPLKHWKAGPGTKVAIIGMGGLGHVGVKIAHALGAEVTVLSRTLSKQEDGLKLGADHYHATSDPATFEKLAGSFDLILNTVSAGLNYNQYVNLLAVDGTLVILGAPSEPVSVDAMSLVAARRSIAGSANGGIPVTQEMLDFCAEHNIVPEIELIKASQINEAYERVLASDVRYRFVIDAKTFA, via the coding sequence ATGCTAACTGTCAACGCCTATGCCGCGACTTCCGCCACCGAACCCCTGATTCCCACCACCATCCAGCGCCGGGGCCTTGGCCCGCACGATGTCCTCATCAACATCGATTACGCCGGAATCTGCCACTCCGACATCCACACGGTGCGCGGTGACTGGGGCCGGATCACATACCCGCAGGTCGTCGGACACGAGATTGTCGGCCACGTCACGGAGGTCGGCTCCGCCGTCAGCAAGCACAAGGTCGGCGACAGGGTGGGAGTTGGCTGCGAGTCCGGATCCTGCGGCAGCTGCGAGCAGTGCCTCAAAGGCGAAGAGGTGTACTGCCTGAAAGGCAATGTGCAGACCTACAACGGCGTCGATGTCGACGGATCCATCACCCAAGGCGGATATTCACAGGCGATCGTCGTGAACGAGGACTTCGTACTCCGCGTTCCCGAGTCGCTCGACATCGAGAAGGTCGCGCCGCTGCTCTGCGCAGGCGTCACCCTGTACTCCCCGCTCAAGCACTGGAAAGCCGGACCAGGCACGAAAGTCGCTATCATCGGAATGGGCGGGCTCGGCCACGTCGGCGTGAAGATCGCCCACGCACTCGGCGCGGAAGTCACCGTGCTGTCCCGGACCTTGTCAAAGCAGGAGGACGGCCTGAAACTCGGCGCGGACCACTACCACGCCACCAGCGACCCGGCCACGTTCGAAAAACTGGCAGGCTCCTTCGATCTGATCCTGAACACCGTCTCGGCGGGGCTGAACTACAACCAGTACGTCAACCTGCTCGCCGTTGACGGCACCTTAGTGATCCTGGGTGCCCCCAGCGAACCGGTCTCCGTCGATGCAATGTCCCTCGTTGCAGCCCGTCGGAGCATTGCCGGTTCGGCCAACGGCGGTATCCCTGTCACCCAGGAGATGCTGGACTTCTGCGCAGAACACAACATCGTCCCCGAGATCGAGCTGATCAAAGCCTCCCAGATCAATGAGGCGTACGAACGGGTACTTGCATCTGATGTTCGGTACCGCTTTGTAATAGACGCGAAGACGTTCGCCTGA
- a CDS encoding beta-glucoside-specific PTS transporter subunit IIABC, whose protein sequence is MATVNYRSLAEGILQEVGGEDNIVSATHCATRLRLKLRDESKADKAAVEKLPGVITVMKAGGQFQVVVGNNVPTVYAELGKITKLTGDDTAGADDGPKGSLFNQFIGLISSIFSPMLWPLAGAGLFKAFITMAVQFGWLNAESQTRTILAAAADSIFYFLPIFLAVTVARRFKTNQFTSMAIAGALVYPTVVGLSRAGEPVSFLGLPVVMMNYTSSVIPIIVAVWLQGYLERFLNRVIPSAFRNFSTPLLVLLVMVPFILMTVGPVTTFAAQSVSNGINSIFSFAPWLAGAIVGGFYQVFVLFGLHWGLVPIMVNDFATQGYTLLYGPLLPSVLAQAAATLAVLFRTSSATRREVAGPAALSGFLAGITEPAIYGVNLPLKKPFYFGGIGGLVGGAIAGAGGSAATSFVFPSLLSLPAYGQVGNFAMQLIGTGAAIVIGFTLTFFFGPREAPDAVAAAPADAATLTSASEEAGSVEVLAPVDGQAVALADVSDKVFASGAMGKGLGIVPTDGNIYAPISGTVKAAMKTGHAYGIKSPEGVEVLVHIGIDTVQLEGHGFQPAVTRGDQVNAGDLLAVVDLDIVANAGYDPTTLMLITNTAQLTDVVPVAEGTVTHGQPAVTVQV, encoded by the coding sequence ATGGCTACCGTGAATTACCGGTCGTTGGCCGAGGGAATCCTGCAGGAGGTGGGCGGCGAGGACAACATCGTCTCCGCAACCCATTGCGCGACCCGCCTGCGCCTGAAGCTGCGCGATGAGTCCAAAGCGGACAAGGCTGCCGTCGAGAAGCTGCCGGGCGTGATCACGGTGATGAAGGCGGGCGGCCAGTTCCAGGTGGTCGTCGGCAACAATGTGCCCACCGTCTATGCCGAATTGGGCAAGATCACCAAGTTGACCGGTGATGATACTGCAGGTGCCGATGACGGCCCCAAAGGTAGCTTGTTCAATCAGTTCATCGGGCTGATCTCATCAATCTTCTCGCCCATGCTGTGGCCACTGGCCGGAGCAGGCCTGTTCAAGGCCTTCATCACCATGGCCGTCCAGTTCGGCTGGCTCAATGCAGAGTCCCAGACCCGCACCATCCTGGCGGCGGCAGCCGACTCGATTTTCTACTTCCTCCCGATCTTCTTGGCGGTCACCGTCGCACGCCGGTTCAAGACGAACCAGTTCACGTCGATGGCTATCGCCGGTGCGTTGGTCTATCCCACCGTCGTGGGCTTGTCCAGAGCAGGGGAGCCGGTGTCCTTCCTGGGCCTGCCGGTGGTCATGATGAATTACACCAGTTCCGTGATTCCGATCATCGTCGCGGTCTGGCTGCAGGGGTACCTGGAGAGGTTCTTGAACAGGGTCATTCCTTCGGCCTTCCGTAACTTCAGCACCCCGCTGCTGGTCCTGCTCGTCATGGTTCCCTTTATCCTCATGACTGTCGGTCCGGTCACCACCTTTGCTGCACAGTCGGTTTCCAACGGGATCAATTCCATTTTCAGCTTCGCACCGTGGCTGGCAGGAGCCATCGTTGGCGGGTTCTACCAGGTCTTCGTCCTCTTCGGACTGCACTGGGGCCTCGTACCGATCATGGTCAATGACTTCGCCACTCAGGGTTACACCCTGCTGTACGGGCCGCTGTTGCCCTCTGTCCTCGCGCAGGCCGCGGCAACGCTGGCCGTGCTGTTCCGCACCAGCAGCGCGACCCGCCGCGAAGTCGCCGGCCCGGCCGCCCTGTCCGGGTTCCTGGCAGGTATTACCGAACCGGCGATCTATGGTGTGAACCTGCCGCTTAAGAAGCCCTTCTACTTCGGCGGCATCGGCGGTCTGGTAGGCGGCGCAATCGCAGGCGCAGGCGGCAGCGCAGCAACATCCTTCGTGTTCCCTTCCCTGCTATCGCTGCCTGCTTATGGGCAGGTCGGAAACTTCGCTATGCAGCTGATCGGCACAGGTGCTGCCATTGTCATCGGCTTCACCCTCACCTTCTTCTTCGGCCCGAGGGAAGCCCCGGACGCAGTGGCCGCCGCACCAGCTGACGCCGCCACCCTCACCTCCGCCAGTGAAGAAGCAGGCAGCGTGGAGGTCCTCGCTCCCGTCGACGGCCAGGCGGTGGCCCTGGCCGATGTTAGCGACAAGGTCTTCGCGTCCGGCGCCATGGGTAAGGGACTGGGAATCGTTCCCACGGACGGTAACATCTACGCCCCGATCTCCGGCACGGTAAAGGCTGCAATGAAGACCGGACACGCCTACGGCATCAAATCCCCTGAAGGCGTCGAAGTGCTGGTCCACATCGGCATCGACACCGTCCAGCTCGAGGGGCACGGCTTTCAACCCGCCGTCACCCGCGGCGACCAGGTAAATGCCGGCGATCTGCTGGCCGTCGTCGACCTGGACATCGTCGCCAACGCCGGCTACGACCCGACAACCCTGATGCTGATCACCAACACGGCCCAGCTGACCGACGTCGTCCCCGTCGCCGAGGGCACCGTGACTCACGGCCAGCCCGCCGTGACCGTGCAGGTCTAA
- a CDS encoding MFS transporter, translating into MVYVLAVGTFLMLATEFVVAGILPGIAADFQVEVAQAGLLITVFAVGMVLGAPLMAMLTLRLPRRLTLILALLVFAVGHVIVALGPNFNLVLVARFLTALATGAFWAVAAVVATQAAGPAKAARATGLVNAGGMLATVIGVPLGAFIGQLVGWRGTFWALAALALLVTAPIARYVPHDRQPSQAASIRSELYGLRSGRLWLALAACAATTGGVLAAYSYISPLLTDRAGIPSALVPLALAGFGVGSLAGSLLGGRFGDRHPYVITLLAPAATAGILLLICVLAGQPLLTAVLVVMLGLFGLGANPVLISLAIRFAGAAPTLGSSLSVSAFNVGTAVGSWLAGLALVTPLGTTGPALVGTVIVTLTLIPVAALALRTRVRPDPTTSPADATTAADVDNLTKIGADN; encoded by the coding sequence GTGGTCTACGTCCTGGCAGTGGGAACATTCCTGATGCTTGCCACGGAGTTCGTCGTGGCCGGAATCCTTCCCGGGATCGCAGCCGATTTTCAGGTCGAGGTCGCACAAGCGGGACTGCTGATCACCGTGTTCGCGGTAGGAATGGTTCTGGGCGCACCCCTAATGGCCATGCTGACCCTCCGGTTGCCGCGCCGGCTGACCTTGATTCTTGCGCTTCTGGTGTTCGCGGTCGGGCACGTCATCGTAGCCCTTGGGCCCAACTTCAACCTGGTCCTGGTTGCGCGCTTCCTGACCGCCCTTGCTACCGGCGCGTTCTGGGCGGTAGCCGCTGTGGTCGCAACCCAAGCGGCGGGCCCGGCAAAGGCAGCCCGGGCAACGGGACTGGTGAATGCCGGGGGCATGCTGGCAACCGTTATAGGGGTGCCGCTGGGCGCCTTCATTGGTCAACTCGTCGGATGGAGGGGAACGTTCTGGGCGCTGGCAGCCCTGGCACTGCTCGTCACAGCGCCGATTGCACGCTACGTGCCGCATGACAGGCAGCCTTCACAGGCGGCGTCCATCCGGTCAGAACTGTACGGACTGCGCTCCGGCCGTTTGTGGCTGGCACTTGCCGCCTGTGCCGCCACCACCGGAGGGGTCCTCGCCGCCTACTCCTACATCTCTCCGCTACTGACTGACCGGGCCGGCATTCCCTCAGCTCTCGTTCCACTGGCCCTGGCCGGCTTCGGCGTCGGATCGCTCGCCGGCTCACTTCTTGGCGGCCGTTTCGGCGACAGGCACCCGTACGTGATCACTCTCCTCGCCCCCGCAGCCACTGCGGGCATCCTGTTACTGATCTGCGTGCTCGCAGGACAGCCACTGCTGACCGCAGTGCTGGTGGTGATGCTGGGACTCTTCGGACTCGGAGCAAATCCGGTATTGATTTCCTTGGCGATTCGCTTCGCCGGCGCAGCACCGACGCTCGGATCATCACTAAGTGTTTCGGCCTTCAACGTTGGAACAGCCGTCGGATCATGGCTGGCTGGCCTGGCCCTGGTTACACCCCTCGGAACCACAGGACCCGCTCTGGTGGGGACTGTCATCGTGACGCTGACCTTAATCCCAGTCGCAGCGCTTGCGCTGCGCACCCGGGTCCGGCCGGACCCCACCACAAGCCCTGCAGACGCAACCACCGCGGCCGACGTCGACAACCTCACCAAAATTGGTGCCGACAACTAA
- a CDS encoding glycoside hydrolase family 1 protein has product MSTTFPDGFLWGGATAANQIEGAYNEGGKGLSIQDVMPRGILTPPTEAATEDNLKLEAIDFYHRYAEDIALFAEMGFKVFRFSIAWSRIFPRGDEETPNEEGLAFYDRVLDELERHGIEPLVTISHYETPLHLARAYNGWKSRELIGFYERYCRALFERYGQRVKYWLTFNEINSVLHQPFMSGGIPNQKEELSEKDLYQAIHHELVASARATRLAHEISPGAKVGCMLIAMPAYPLTPDPADVVAAMHFDHDNYAFGDIHCRGEYPGYLLRFFREHGIELDITDQDREDLTHTVDFVSFSYYMSICQTADPAKDIKGPGNVLGGVPNPHLQASEWGWQIDPQGLRVVLNDYWERWQKPLFIVENGIGAVDELVQVDGTKTVLDDYRISYLNDHLVQAREAVADGVQLLGYTTWGCIDLVSASTAQMSKRYGFIYVDRNDDGSGTLERYRKKSFDWYRQVIATNGAALQ; this is encoded by the coding sequence ATGAGCACGACTTTCCCCGACGGGTTCCTGTGGGGCGGCGCGACCGCCGCCAACCAGATCGAGGGCGCCTACAACGAAGGCGGGAAGGGCCTCTCCATCCAGGACGTCATGCCAAGGGGCATCCTGACCCCTCCCACGGAGGCCGCCACCGAGGACAACCTCAAACTGGAAGCCATTGACTTCTACCACCGCTACGCAGAGGACATCGCCCTGTTCGCCGAAATGGGCTTCAAGGTCTTCCGCTTCTCCATCGCCTGGAGCCGGATCTTTCCCCGGGGCGATGAGGAAACACCGAACGAGGAAGGACTGGCCTTCTACGACCGGGTACTGGATGAACTGGAGCGCCACGGCATCGAGCCGCTGGTGACCATCAGCCACTACGAAACCCCACTTCACCTGGCGCGCGCCTACAACGGCTGGAAGTCCCGGGAACTCATCGGCTTCTACGAGCGGTACTGCCGCGCCCTGTTCGAGCGCTACGGCCAGAGAGTCAAATACTGGCTGACGTTCAACGAAATCAACTCAGTCCTGCACCAGCCCTTCATGTCCGGGGGAATCCCGAACCAAAAAGAAGAACTGAGCGAGAAGGATCTCTACCAGGCCATCCACCACGAACTCGTCGCCTCGGCCCGGGCAACACGCCTGGCCCATGAAATAAGCCCCGGCGCAAAAGTCGGATGCATGCTCATCGCCATGCCGGCCTACCCCCTCACCCCCGACCCCGCCGATGTCGTCGCCGCCATGCACTTCGACCACGACAACTACGCCTTCGGGGACATCCACTGCCGAGGTGAATACCCTGGCTATCTGCTGCGCTTCTTCAGGGAGCACGGCATTGAACTGGATATCACTGACCAGGACCGCGAGGACCTGACCCACACCGTGGACTTCGTGTCCTTCAGCTATTACATGAGTATCTGCCAGACAGCCGACCCTGCCAAGGACATCAAGGGTCCCGGCAACGTCCTGGGCGGTGTGCCCAATCCTCACCTGCAGGCCTCGGAGTGGGGCTGGCAGATCGATCCCCAGGGCCTCCGAGTCGTGCTCAACGATTACTGGGAACGTTGGCAGAAGCCGCTGTTCATCGTGGAAAACGGCATCGGGGCGGTGGATGAGCTCGTGCAGGTTGACGGGACGAAAACCGTGTTGGACGACTACCGCATCTCCTACCTCAACGACCACCTCGTCCAGGCACGCGAGGCGGTCGCCGACGGCGTCCAGCTGCTGGGCTACACCACGTGGGGTTGCATCGACCTGGTCAGCGCCTCAACCGCGCAAATGAGCAAACGCTACGGGTTCATCTACGTGGACCGGAATGATGACGGCTCCGGCACCCTGGAACGGTACCGGAAGAAGTCCTTCGACTGGTACCGCCAGGTCATCGCCACCAACGGCGCAGCCCTGCAGTAA
- a CDS encoding PRD domain-containing protein has protein sequence MEVLRVFNNNVVLARNGNGGEVIATGNGLGFQAKPGQKIDQAKVVRVFVPDDGRDADNFGALVAAIPPEHLLLADQALEIARSGMDSPLSSTTVVGLADHLSFAIKRLRQGIDIEYPLWAEVSHLYPDELRIAQRILKHVNTCLEQPLPDAEAVPIALHLVNAGFATGDLAFTYQMTGIFTQLFEVLEQAYGRSFDRNTINAARFITHLRYFFVRAHTGRQLDEGAARLSAAIRESYPEAFATAIKLQAVLELRLGEPLTEDEVTYLTLHIARMVDDIRD, from the coding sequence GTGGAAGTCCTGCGTGTCTTCAACAACAATGTCGTGCTCGCCCGCAACGGGAACGGCGGTGAAGTCATCGCCACCGGTAACGGCCTTGGCTTCCAAGCGAAACCGGGGCAGAAAATCGACCAGGCCAAGGTTGTCCGCGTCTTCGTACCCGACGACGGGCGCGACGCGGACAACTTCGGGGCGCTGGTGGCAGCAATTCCCCCCGAACACCTGCTTCTGGCGGACCAAGCCCTGGAGATCGCCCGGTCCGGCATGGACAGCCCCCTGAGCTCCACGACCGTCGTAGGGCTCGCGGACCACCTCAGCTTCGCCATAAAACGGTTAAGACAGGGCATCGATATCGAATACCCCCTGTGGGCCGAGGTCTCCCACCTCTACCCCGACGAACTCCGAATAGCCCAACGGATCCTCAAGCACGTCAATACCTGTCTTGAACAGCCACTTCCGGATGCAGAAGCAGTCCCGATCGCACTGCATCTGGTGAACGCCGGATTCGCGACCGGCGATCTGGCCTTCACGTATCAAATGACAGGGATCTTCACGCAGCTGTTCGAAGTCCTTGAACAGGCATACGGCCGCTCGTTTGACCGCAACACCATCAACGCAGCCCGCTTCATCACCCACCTCCGCTACTTCTTCGTCCGAGCCCACACCGGCCGACAACTGGACGAAGGCGCCGCGCGGCTCAGCGCTGCAATCCGGGAGTCGTACCCAGAGGCATTTGCCACCGCAATCAAGCTACAGGCTGTCCTGGAACTCAGGCTGGGCGAACCCCTTACCGAGGATGAGGTCACGTACTTGACCCTGCACATCGCCCGGATGGTCGACGACATCCGCGACTAA
- a CDS encoding helix-turn-helix domain-containing protein, which translates to MTTQPDNRADIRDFLSSRRAKLRPEQVGLPAGSRRRVPGLRREEVAILAGVSPEWYTRLEKGNIRGVSEDVLKAVAEALQLNEEEHTYLFELARAAQPLRRTTSRRKEAALAAPVRWLIESMSMSAAFVRNGRLDVIASNQLARSLHAPMFASDTTTAHGHANFARFHFLEPASREFFVDWEAGAAATAALLRAEAGRNPNDPPLRALIGELSTLSPEFRTLWASHDIRFRHEGIKRLRHPVVGDVELAYQSLALQTLPRPVHELSVYTAEPGTTHEERIKLLNSWTATALTEATGSAT; encoded by the coding sequence ATGACCACCCAGCCCGATAACCGCGCCGACATCCGTGATTTCCTGTCCAGTCGACGCGCCAAGCTCCGCCCTGAGCAGGTCGGTCTGCCCGCCGGGAGCCGGAGGCGGGTTCCGGGCCTGCGCCGGGAGGAAGTTGCCATTCTCGCCGGAGTGAGTCCTGAGTGGTACACGCGGCTGGAGAAAGGCAACATCCGGGGTGTCTCAGAGGACGTGCTCAAGGCTGTCGCTGAGGCATTGCAGTTGAACGAGGAGGAACACACGTACCTTTTCGAACTGGCCCGCGCCGCCCAGCCCCTGCGGCGTACGACTTCCCGCCGCAAGGAAGCGGCACTGGCGGCCCCTGTCCGTTGGTTGATCGAGTCCATGAGCATGTCCGCCGCTTTTGTCCGGAATGGCCGACTCGACGTCATCGCCAGTAACCAGCTCGCCCGTTCCCTGCACGCGCCCATGTTCGCCAGCGACACAACTACCGCCCACGGGCACGCGAACTTCGCGCGCTTCCACTTCCTGGAGCCGGCCTCGCGGGAGTTTTTTGTCGACTGGGAGGCCGGCGCCGCTGCCACTGCGGCTTTGTTGCGCGCCGAAGCCGGCCGCAACCCCAATGACCCACCGCTTCGCGCCCTGATCGGCGAGTTGTCAACGCTTAGCCCGGAGTTCCGTACCCTTTGGGCCTCCCATGACATTCGTTTCCGCCACGAAGGAATCAAACGGCTGCGACACCCCGTGGTCGGCGACGTGGAGCTGGCATATCAATCCCTTGCACTGCAGACCCTCCCGCGGCCAGTCCACGAACTCAGCGTCTACACGGCAGAACCCGGAACAACCCACGAAGAACGGATCAAACTCCTCAACAGCTGGACTGCAACAGCACTCACGGAAGCAACAGGGTCAGCGACCTAA